A single Flavobacterium sp. 1 DNA region contains:
- a CDS encoding PAS domain-containing sensor histidine kinase, protein MTEHNNSIPNSDSKYLFENFFELSADLLCIAGFDGFFKRINPAVSQLLGYTNEELFSKPINYFIHIDDREFTSKVRNELYKNKPLLNFENRYVTKSGEIVWLSWTSIPATDEKLVYAIAKNITHNKKLEEERNLLLSKFTKTNNDLKKISYTSSHDLRSPVNNLLTIFSLLDLTKIEDSETLQFLEMLQSATETLKETLNNYVDVLLLEDKSIAQIEKIDLSATLNTVILSINSLIQKSKAIINIDFSQLEKVNFNKSYLESIFLNLLTNSIKYAIPGTLPNISIYSRKTDGIDQLIFSDSGIGFDMTLVKDKIFGLHQKFNNHIDSKGIGLYLVNNHITSLGGKIDVKSKINEGTTFIISFKKESIIL, encoded by the coding sequence ATGACGGAACATAACAATTCAATTCCAAATTCAGACAGCAAATACTTATTCGAAAATTTTTTCGAACTATCTGCTGATTTGCTCTGTATAGCTGGATTCGATGGTTTTTTCAAGAGAATCAACCCTGCTGTTTCACAATTATTAGGTTATACAAATGAAGAATTGTTTTCAAAACCCATTAACTATTTTATTCATATTGACGATCGGGAATTCACATCAAAAGTAAGAAATGAATTATACAAAAATAAACCACTTTTAAATTTTGAAAACAGATATGTTACAAAAAGCGGCGAAATTGTCTGGCTCTCTTGGACATCAATACCAGCAACTGACGAAAAATTAGTTTATGCAATCGCAAAAAACATTACACACAACAAAAAACTGGAAGAGGAACGAAATTTATTACTTTCAAAATTTACAAAAACTAATAATGATCTTAAAAAAATAAGCTATACCAGCTCCCACGATTTGCGGTCTCCTGTAAACAATCTGCTTACTATTTTCAGTCTATTGGATCTCACCAAAATTGAAGATTCCGAAACCCTGCAGTTTCTTGAGATGCTGCAGTCGGCCACAGAAACTTTAAAAGAAACTTTAAACAATTATGTAGATGTTTTACTCCTAGAGGATAAGTCAATCGCACAAATTGAAAAAATAGATCTTAGTGCAACTCTTAATACTGTTATTCTTTCTATAAATTCCTTAATTCAAAAGTCCAAAGCTATTATCAATATTGACTTTTCGCAACTTGAAAAAGTTAATTTCAACAAATCCTATTTAGAGAGTATTTTTCTAAATTTACTAACCAATTCAATCAAATATGCCATCCCTGGCACTTTGCCTAATATTTCCATCTATTCCAGAAAAACTGACGGGATTGATCAATTAATTTTTTCTGACAGTGGTATTGGTTTTGATATGACGCTTGTAAAAGACAAAATATTTGGTTTGCACCAAAAATTTAACAACCATATTGACAGTAAAGGAATAGGGCTGTATTTAGTAAACAATCACATCACAAGCTTAGGAGGAAAAATTGACGTTAAAAGCAAAATTAATGAAGGAACAACATTTATTATTTCGTTTAAAAAAGAATCAATCATTTTGTAA
- a CDS encoding YegP family protein: protein MGTFLISKRKNDEFQFVLKAGNGQIILVSEGYTTKAGCDNGIESVRKNSQVDERFDKLESKNGKVYFNLKATNGQIIGTSEMYESVAARDNGIESVKKNAPDADVKEDL from the coding sequence ATGGGAACATTTTTGATCAGTAAAAGAAAAAATGATGAATTTCAATTTGTCTTGAAAGCAGGAAACGGACAAATTATTTTAGTTAGCGAGGGTTATACAACAAAAGCGGGCTGTGATAACGGTATCGAATCTGTGAGAAAGAATTCTCAAGTGGATGAAAGATTTGATAAATTGGAATCGAAAAACGGAAAGGTTTATTTTAATTTAAAAGCGACTAATGGTCAAATTATTGGAACTAGTGAAATGTATGAATCAGTTGCAGCTAGAGATAATGGAATTGAATCAGTCAAGAAAAATGCCCCAGATGCCGATGTAAAAGAAGATTTGTAA